Part of the Ziziphus jujuba cultivar Dongzao chromosome 8, ASM3175591v1 genome is shown below.
ATCTCATTAGTACCAATtgcttcaaaattataataaggtTTCTGTGGAATACCGGCGCTTAAAAAGCCAGACATGGGATTGGTGTACAGACAGAAAATTTAGTAATACCATAGTTATATACATTCTCTTAATTGAAGTTATCCATGCATAGCAATTAGCATTGTACTCCAACTAATTAGTGAGCACCAGAAACAGAATGTACATTCTTACCTTTACATTTGCTTTCAAGTATGATAAACAAAATAGCATCAGCCCTCGGCGCCTTGCTTCACTTTGATTTATCCCATCAATTAGCTTTGCAGAAAAAGGTGCTACACATGGGATAGTATCCATTAAATCAAGCATCTACACATTCCAATGCCAAGGATAGATAAAGTTCGTCAAAGTACTTGTAAGAGGTTTTACCTAATCGATCTGCTTTAGATGCATCCATATCCTCCAAGTCTACCTCATGGGTGCCTCCGTTGCCTTCAATAAATATGCATGATCTAAAGAATAAAGAATATTGAGTCAGAAGCTAACACGTATGAATTTGCCAATTGATCTGTAGTCTCTAAAGCCAAATGTGGCCTGGAAACGAAACTGGCCTTGGCTAGGGATATTGACTTTAACAGAACTACACGTAGACAGCAATTCTGCACCATAACACATACCAACCAACTGAATATATCAAAGTCAAAGCTATTTATCTTGTGCAGTGATAGAATCAGGACCTATTTGAAACTTTGCTTGAACATTCAATACATGCAAGTAAAACCATGCATGTCCTCATCGAAAATCATATAGAAACAATtggttcaaaaattaattaaggaaaCTAAACACCTAACTAAGGGAGACTGGCCACCCACAATGTCTACAATCTCCAATCAGGCATGGAGACCATTATAATCATTGTATTAAGTTATCATCAAACTCGAAGAAAAACTACAAGACAATCCAGAGAGAAAAATTTCTTGCCTTGGATTGAACTTATAAATCATGTACGTTTCATCCCCTTCTACTAGCTCCTTAAGATTTTCGCTTCGAGATGTACTAAAAACATCCGAAGAACTTAATACACCAGTAACTGTATAACTTGACCCACTAATTGCTTTTTGTTCAGCAAGTATGACTTCTTTAAGGTATTCTGCTGCAGACTGAGGCCAACAATAACAAGAAAGATATGGTCAAGGTTACATTCTAAACATTGAAAAACCATATTATTATGAACAATCAGTTCAAACTGATCAACATATTAATTTTGAGTTACCACAGTTAAGATTAAGGCATAGATGAGTTTGGTTAACTCCAAGTACTGAGAGTCATCATACTAGAATACCTTTTCATCTCTATGAGGTACAATATCCCCAGTCAGAGCAACCCGAGCTGGTAGCTGCATGATGATAACAAGTGATAACTTTAGGGTGGTTCTGTTAAATAGTTTAACAAAATCAAGTACCTTCTCTACCTCCAAATAATTCTAGATATTTAAATGGATTGAAAAAAGGATGAATAGTGGGAAAATGATAAGTTTGACAAGGCAGAGGAAAGCAAAGCCTATTATAGCTAACATGAAAGACAATACAAATATAATCCATCACTAACCCTTTGTATCGATCTAAACAAGGCTGCCAGTGCACCAGCGAAGGGATTGCTCACAGAAAATGAACCACGTTCATCAATGATTGTGTTCTGAgtgaaaaaaaggaaacaaaaaatagatgTCAAAAGCTTACAACCATTCTAACAGATTTTCTTATACATTTATTGTGATGTTTTCTTTCTAATTCAAAGCTAAATACAAACCACATAGTTTATCTTCAGTGGCATCTCCTAACTACTACAAAATTCCACCCAAATGTTCACAGTTAAGTGTGATGGGAATGGAAACAACAGAAAAATAAGCAGATTTGATTCCATGGCACATTTACATTAAGTTCAACATGGTGAAACAGAAAGAATTAAAGCATGTTGATGAAAAATTATGAGAAAGAGAGGTACTTGGAGAAAAAAGAAACCTCCAACTTTAACTATGGTAATATATCCCTAGAGGTGCTATCCTAAGCACGAATCCTCATCCCAGGCGTGCCCCTATGGAATAATAGATTGAAAAGTTTGAACATTGTGTTCTACAAAGTGTACAAGAATTTAACTTTATCACTTAATGTTCCAAAATTTCCACCAAAAGCGTTCTTTTTAACTCACATGAAGTATAGGCTGGTGAGAGCTCACTCTTAGTAAAAAGGTTGCACCACCAACCCTATCCTCCCAACTTACGTATTGCTATAAGCTCTTTAACTGAATAACAACAGCATTATTCAGAATTTCCTTCacagaaaatggaaaatatatatatatatatatatcatcgtTAACCACCATCCAGACAGAATCATAACAATAAGAAAGGTCTAAGGGCAGTAAAAGGCAATTATAGAGACCCTCTGCCTGGTAAGAGTTCAGAACTCAGGGTAAGTGATTAAAATTTGAAGGACAGAAAGAGAACCAATCACTTTCTTCCATTCTTTATGCCATTAATAAATTCGTTAATGCAAAACTGCTTAGGCCCCAGgattactttaaaattttaaatagtgaAGGGAGCTGCAAAAATTAGAGTGGTAATACTGGGAATTGGCTTAAAGATACCACTTTGGCAATGAAAAGAGCTACCAAAGCAACAATTGTTGAAGAACCATAAAGAATATATCAGAAATCAGtttacaaaatcaatttttccAAACTCTCTCTGTGTCAATTTTGATATTGCAGAATGCAGAACATATATTTATCTGGAGAACATTGGAAAGCATATGTAAGGGACACTACAAAAGCAAGAACTCGAAAAGGATTTTTCCTTAATTGATAACAATAAGAGAACCGTAATAAGTTGGTCAAATCAACTTTCCTTTTTTCGATCCAAGAAAGTAAATTACTAGTACCAGCAATAAAGCTAAACCACGCATACCACATTATGCAGATCCTTCTCAGGCACCCAAATGTATGGTTTTCCTCTCTTGAGTATATACTTGACCTTTGATGTATATATGTCCTCCTTGCTAAGAAACCATACATAAAAatgaacattaaaaataaaaaaataaaataaaataacaactttcAGAACAAGCGCACTCTTTCCGTCTAAAATCCCATGGTTGGTTTTAAAAAGCAAAGTCCATAACTCAACTCAACTAAGCCTAAGCTTCCATGTTACTGACTGGGGTCAGCAAAATGAATAACAAAGCAAGAGATTCCATGTGCTCATCTGCGTTTGCTTCACCAAATAATCGCCGAGCAGTAAAATTAAAACACAGAAGAAAGAAGGTTAAAGGAGaaaaagacgaagaagaagaagaagaagaagaagggtacCTTCCTTTAGCGTCAGCTTTAATGGTGTTGAGGTGACCTTGCCAATTTGAAGCCAATATATTCTGCAATTAATTACAGATTTGCTCAACAAACTTCTGCTACAAAATAATGAATGAAATGCActtagagagatagagagagatgtAAAGGACCTTGCACTTTTCAGCAAATGATAAAACTGTTGCTTTATTCCCCTTCATAGCTTCAAAAATAATCCGCAGAGTATATCCCACTCCAAGTGCTCGACGAAATTACCGATCGAATGTTGGGTGCGGGTCTGCCTGTGGAGAGGTTTTGGAGTCAGTCGGGGGTTTTAGGCTACTCCATGGTACACCCAAGTGACTACCAAGTCCCACGTGGCAAGTTTATTTAGAATACACAgttttttagcaattttaaacattttatagaaaaaaaaatttattatatttagaaATAGTTCCTTATGTTTTGCGGTAAAGATTTTACTTGCCTTTATATAATGAATATGCGATTATATTAATGAAAAGAAGTTGAACTCGTGTCAaatgtattattgattcatatGAAgtgttaaaaataaacattgtaGTTTTTTACCCCTTAAAATATCATAATTTGATAGTAGTTGATATGTACTACTTGATAGTAGGGTTGTAAATAAGCTCGAGCAATTTGTGATCAATCACTTACTCGCCTTGATTTTAACTCTTTGAAACTTGActcgtaaaaaaaaataaaataaaaaaagccaattttgagtaagaaaataaaatttgtgaatcaattttgaataataaattaaattcagaAGTaactcaaatttattttatatgtatttatataaaaattatattaaaaatttaagcatattatatgtttttaatgtatcaaaaatatttttttatgttttaaatttataaatgttttaaaataaattaattttataataaaattagtagaataaataaaatctattattttattttaaaaaataaatatttaagttttaaaatttttataacgTAACAAACTGAGTTGAATTCgattaaataatttcaaaattttttgaacttaagccaagtttgagcatttctaaaattatacaaaCTTAGTTTGAGAATGCAAATAATTGACTAATTCATGCCCTTAGTTGATagtccaaattatatatatataatttttgaaataattctaaaataatctattattttatataatgtcATAATtcaatttatagttatttagaaacaactttattatttttttaatattatgacataatattatttcagaaaaaaaaaaatctgtgttCTTAAAGTATAACATGGAATTGAGTTTATAGACTTTAAAATAATATGCACTTACAGAAAAGTATAACACAATATCGAATGAGTCATCCacttatattttctattatttaaaaaaaaataaaaatgaatgcaTGCTTgactacctttttttttaaaaaaaaatataaattacataaGCCCTAAAACTCTATTTTTAGCGTTTATATAAAACAACTATTTAGTATGGgattataataatgaaaaaataaagttgAACCCTTGTCAAAtgtattattgattaatataaagtgctaaaaataaacattacgattttttttttcccctgaaaATATCATAGTTTGATAGTAGTTGATACCTACTACTTGATAgccaaattatatttatgattttatataaataattttaaaataatcaattattttatatgaacgTCATAATTCAATTTATAGTATTTAGAAacctaataattattttatataaatgtcATAATTCAGTTTATAGTATTTAGAAACAActctattctttttttaatattatgacaaaatactatttcaaaaaaaaaaataataatctctGTTCGTAAAGTATAACATGGAGTTGTTTATACTTTaagtataacataatatatgcttaaaaaaaGTATAACATAATATCAAATGAATCTTCCACTTATATTTTCAATtagttttctttgaaaaaaaatgaatgcatctttgactattttaaaaaataaataaattacataaagcactatttttagtgtttttcaccaatttatattttttttgctgtATTCGaccaatttttattgaaaacaaTGTTTGAAGCAAAAATTATTAGtgtagtttattattattattattatttacgaaaaccaatttagtttatttaacaTATACAAAGTAATTGAATATCTTTCAATATGAATTtatagtaatttatttatttatttatttctgtgAAGGCCAAGGGATTCAAATCTAAAGTTTCCGTCTAAGCAAAAAGTagactctttttttatttttattttttatagttgaGAAAAAACAGTAGACTTTTCATTTacgaaaaaaagaaatcaaaacaaaCCGTAGAATTTGAGTGGagtaataattactttttttttttagcaaataaaaaaattaaatactccATTTTGTTGATATTACTACTTAAATATGAATGAAAACTTTAATTAacaggatttaaaaaaataaataaaataaaattccttagctcactttattttttatttttaattttaaattcgcAGCTTACCTTTTAATTCCTTAGAAGCTCAGCAAGCATAATTCCATTGGAAGACCGAAGCAAAAGAGCGTTTGGAACGTAGCAATCAAGGAAAATGCAAAACATAGCTAGCAGTGCATAATTctattggttttggttttccaGTTTCCAACTATTTTGAGGCAAATCCAAAAGAAGCCCCCAAGAGCTTCGAAACACCATAAAACCCAGAATCCTATTTTGTACCCTGAGATTCTCACATCTTGGCCATGGATTCCGACTGGGACCCATTCGATTCTCCGTCTTCATCCGACAACTTCTTCGACAGGGATCGCCACGTGTTGTTTCTGGAGACGTTGTACCATCTCTTACCGACTGATTACCAGAACCAAGAGATCAACCGCCTCACTCTCGCCCACTTTGTCATCTCCGGTCTCCATCTCCTCGGAGCTCTTGATCGCGTACGTCaaaaccccttttttttataaCCCTCTTTCTTTTGTCTGTGTTTCGTTCCGGAGCAAGCAAactacaggaaaaaaaaaaaaaaaaactgtttgttTGGTTTCTAAGAAAACTAATGGAAAATACAGTCTGTTTTTAGGAAATGGCTACTAAGCACAATTGAGATTGTAACATGTTCAGAATTTCTTCGTAACTATGAAAGCTAACATATTTCTTTTGGATTTTGCTACACTGCCAACTTAGTGAGTCTTGCTTCAGGTTTTGAAGCGTTTGActtgtattttcctttttctcgcATTGTCTTTGCGGCAATAGATTGATGGGCTTTTGAAATTTAGTACAATTTTTGCATAGTCATTTTGTGCTTTGGAAAATTGAATTATGTAATAGCTCACACGTTTTCTGGGACAGTTGGGGCTATGAACTTATAGTGATTACATACACAATTTGACTCCTAATTGTTTTTCACAAACatataattaacaattttagATCATGTACTTATTTGGTTTGATTCTTAGGTTGACAAGGATGCTGTTGCCAATTGGGTTTTGTTCTTTCAAGCTCTCCCAAGAAATGAATATGAGCTAGAAGACGGTATGTTGTTACTTACTGGGAAATGTGGTTTGAATTTGTTGGTTTGACTACTATAGCTAGGGAAATGTGATTTGAATTTGTTGGTTTGACTACTATAGCTAGGGAAATGTGATTTAAATTTGTTGGTTTGACTACGATAGCTATGGTTACAGATAAATGAATAGCGTGGAATACCCTGTTTCTCCATTACTTACACCTTGTGTTTACTGGAATACATTTTTTTAGCATGCTTTATTTAGTTATTGAATTCTAAAATTcaaaatgagagaaaaagaaTTGTCGAATGACTGTTGGTTTGATTCAGGAGAATTTTACGGATTCCATGGTTCTGCAAGTTCAAAATTTCCTCCTGATAATAATGGGGTATGAGAAACATGTAATGCACTAAGCTTCCTGttcttactttttatttatttatttgtttttttaattctttagaaTTCTGAATTCATCTAGCATCTGAATACATATTCTCCTCTCGAGAGAGTGAAGTTGGTGCAGAAATTGCCTTCAACCATACAGCTTATttgaatttctgaaatttttttgtGGACCTAACCAATTTATTATGCCTGTAGGTTTTGGTTCACAATGGCAGTCACTTGGCAAGCACTTATTGTGCTCTAGCCATACTAAAGATAGTTGGCTATAACTTTGCTAACATTGATTCTGAACCAATATTGAGATCGATGAGAAACCTCCAAAAGCCTGATGGGAGGTATGCTTTACGTGTTTTCTTGCTTGAACTCTTTGTTGATCAACATATGCACACATAGACTTGAATTTATTACTCTAGTTTGTATGATTTTCATTACACTTTTTCTAAAAGTCATGCTGCATGCATACAAGTTGCGTGGAGCAtgcatgagatttttttttttgggacatatGTTAAATTGGGGGAGGGGGATTTTTTAGCTCAAGGTCTGATCGAGCCCAACACCTAGGGGCCGGCACCAGTGGTCATTGCCTTGTCGTCTTCCCCAAGGGGACATGTATATTAGATGTTTGCTGTTGCATTCTTTGAATTATGtagagaaaattttatattaggcTTTTGTCTTAtggttatattatatttgtggTGGCCCAGATACCGATCTGAAATGTGGTTACTTATTCATCAGCCTAGCCCCCTACCTTTATTTGTTCTAACTTTTGTGCATATCTTCCTGGAATTTTACTGATGAATCCTTGGCATTTCTTCTTATTTTGGCAGCTTTATGCCTATTCACACAGGGGCAGAGACAGATCTTCGGTTCATTTATTGTGCTGGTAAGAAAGAATGGTTTGATGATTGTACTATAAAGTTTTATTTCAAATTGCTTGTTAATGTAGTATGAATATAGCTATTTGATGTATCAGCCGCTATCTGTTCTATGTTGGAAAACTGGAGTGGTATGGACAGGGAGAAAGCCAAGGATTACATATTGAATTGTCAGGTCTGCATTGTTAAATTGTTACTGCTATTATCTTGGACAGTGTTGTTACCTTTGTAATCATTTGTTTGCTATTACATATGTTGCATCTAAATCTTAATTTCCAGATAACTGATATCCTGGTATAGATACTAATTCATAATAATATTGTACTTTCAGTCATATGATGGTGGCTTTGGGTTGATCCCTGGTTTGGAATCGCACGGTGAGTTGAAACAATTTAATGTGACTTTCCTATGTCATGGAAGTGTGATTGTATGCGAACTGATTTGTAGAAAGAAGAATTTGTTCAATTAATCAACATTCACCTGAATTTGTCCATGGACTCCAAATATCACTGTTTAGGGACCAAGCCTGGTGGCTCCCCCCTATTTTTTAGAGGCTGTTCAAAATCTGAATATCTTTCTTTCTTGTCATGGACTATTGCTCTCCTTTCCCTTATTCTCTTTTTAATCCAATAGTGATGTATTTCAGTGCCACTTTTTTCATCCAAGTATTTTGTTCTAGTATTTCATTACTCAGGATCTTATTTCCCCATGGCCCTCTGACCAAGAAAAAATAAGAACTAGATATGGGAAAGTATAATTTTGTAGACTAGCGTTTCAATATagattgcttgaattttgaagCTATAAAGCTCCTTCATATTTACCGATGTGTTTATTGTTAGTGGCACAGGTGGGGCAACTTATTGTGCTGTCGCATCTCTTCGGTTAATGGGCTTCATTGAAGATGACCTTCTCTCTAAGAATGGTTCATCTTCCATTGTAAATGCACCATTGCTTCTGGATTGGATCTTGAAGGTTTGTTTTCTTCAACTGATATTTGAAGCATTACAACTATGCACTGAATggttgctatttttctaaaatgagaAAATGGATCCAAAACAATGGTTCcactatttttccttttgataatTAGAGTTTCATTAAAACAAGAAAGTTcaaatatgttttgttcttttcatgGAGGAATatcttcttttgttcttttatgCTGCAGAGGCAAGCGAGTGATGGTGGATTTCAAGGTAGACCCAACAAGTCTAGTGACCCGTGTTATGCATTCTGGTAGGTGAAATAGCGTTTTCAGAATTTCTACAAAATTACTTGGAAATTTTTGCACATTGACAAGGGCAATGTATTTTGTAGGATCGGAGGAACATTGAAGATTTTAGGGGGTTACAAATTCATTGACGTGATATCTCTACGTGGATTTTTGCTAGCTTGTCAGTCTAAGGTGCTGTGCTTCTCCTATCCTCTTGCTCTAAAACCTATAGCTGATACATAAAACTAACTTTCTTTTTGATGGGCCATGCATAATCTATTATTTCTATGGCCCATCCGTACAAATAATTGAGTTTATTGAATCAAACTTATGATGGGAACGGAGGAAGTAACTTATGCCACAGAGGTGCAAACGTCATTCAAACAGCATGTTATACGATGGTCATCATGACTTGATGATTGAATATGCACATTTAAGTGCCAAAAGGACCGTGTTATTGGGATGTGAGAGGCTAGTATTAGAATTGGGAAGTGTGGTGCTAGAATTGTTTCACATTGATCtataaagattttattattattatttttattttattattattattttaattttattattattgttttttggtcTTGAATTGGTAAGTAAAATTAATCTCTAATGTAAATGGTGTTAGTTATGATAGGCTACTTGTATGATATCCTTGTGCATATCATTGGAGATAAACAGTATGCTTGATAAAATCCTGAATTTGTTGCTCTTATCTTCTTTTGACAGTATGGTGGTTTCAGCAAGTTCCCTGGAGATTTGCCTGATCTGTATCACTCCTATTATGGATTTACAGCATTCAGTCTATTGGAAGAACCTGGCCTGAACCCACTTTGTGTTGAACTGGGAATATCTGATATTGCTGCCATGGATATCATGTGATTGTTCTTATCCTCGTCGtagcattttttttcccccaaaaataCAATGTCCAATTGGACAGGTTGTGTCTTACCCTAAGAGTTATGATAATGTACGTCTTGACTAAGTGTTgaccataaatataattttatttcgtAATGTCAAAATTGTTTCTGCAAGCATCTAACCTTGTTCCTTGCCATTTGttagattaattttttaaagtcgtctttcttttgtctttatattttataattaatcacGTTAATCAGTCTCAGGGTAGAACGTTGTATAACAAGTTTTTGTTACGTCCACggtattttttgattttgacaAAGTACATATCTTGCTCGGTTGCTCAATAGATTGGCATTTTTGGTAGTGAAGAGTCCATGCATTCAAaccatgataatttttttcacttGTGAAAGAAATCCATGCACTCAAAccatgatgattttttaatttctaacttttttttgtttttttttgttttcacttgTGAAAAAAATCCATGCACTCAAAccatcatgattttttttttttttttcaattgtgaAAATAGATAGACTCTTTGAGCTCATGAACCCTTTTTTTTCAAAGGCTATTGCATGCCTCTGATAACAATGATAGATTATCCTGCCACAGAAGTTGGCATcgaattatatatacaattcacATGCGAGGCGACTTTAACATCAGCTAACTGAAATGGTAACACAGACTTAAAATTGGAAATTGCTCTgtatagcaaaataaaaaagaaagcgcCTAGCTAATATCTGTTACAGTCCAAGTGACCATACCTGAAACCCATAATCAAATGCTACCGAAGCAATACGGTCCACCCATTTTGCAATTGACTTGAGATTGCAGTTGCACATtccaaaagggaaaagaaaagaaaagaaaagaaaagaaaagaaaaacatgatTAACTACTGGGTCCACCAGTTTTCCAAACATTGAAGCTCAAGATGAGTAGCCATGGATGTGGCAATAAAAGAGTAAAAGCCTGAAATGATTCTTTTGGGTGGGATGAACCTTTCAGGCTTATTCCAGGGAGCCAATTTCACGGGACAATCTCCATGTTCTTGTTGTTTAGGAAAAAGCCTAAAACCAACATCTCACAGGTCACAAATCAcccactttccttttctcaacTTTGTCATTTTGttggatgatttttttttttacttctctCTTCTCAAAgtctcaacaacaacaacaacaacaacaacaacaacaataaaatgaGATAAAAACCCTAAATCTATGATGGCCCACTTGGTGATCCTGTCACATCTACTTTGTTGTATTATTGTTAATCAGACGGTCTAAATCTTTTTTGTACTGAAAGTTAAACAGTGGGGAAGCACGCATGcaacaaaaagaaatacaaaGCCGTGACAtggcagagagagagaaagagagagagttgtctTAAAAGAGCTTTACACTTTACAGTGCCCTTAAGGACAAGAACAATGAGCAGTAGCATCACTCACAAGAATGATTACAGGTATCAGACAATTCAGGAGACATGGAGattgaataaaacaaataaccccACAAGTCTCCCACTTTCCTCCACCACCACGCATCTCTGAACATCATGTCTGCAGAGAACGTTGTCCCCCCCCACAAAGCCACCATTGATGAAAATTCAATAATACATTATCATTAAGATTAGTTTTCAGGTTACCCTATAACTGAAACCCTCCAAACAGCCTACAAGGAagatgaagaaggaaaaaagaagaagaaaaaaacagaacCCAGAATaagttcaccaaaaaaaaaagttctaataaatccaagaaaaaaaagaaaaagaaacaaaacccaTTACTAATTTGGTTCTACCTAATCTAGTGTGAT
Proteins encoded:
- the LOC107413498 gene encoding geranylgeranyl transferase type-1 subunit beta; amino-acid sequence: MDSDWDPFDSPSSSDNFFDRDRHVLFLETLYHLLPTDYQNQEINRLTLAHFVISGLHLLGALDRVDKDAVANWVLFFQALPRNEYELEDGEFYGFHGSASSKFPPDNNGVLVHNGSHLASTYCALAILKIVGYNFANIDSEPILRSMRNLQKPDGSFMPIHTGAETDLRFIYCAAAICSMLENWSGMDREKAKDYILNCQSYDGGFGLIPGLESHGGATYCAVASLRLMGFIEDDLLSKNGSSSIVNAPLLLDWILKRQASDGGFQGRPNKSSDPCYAFWIGGTLKILGGYKFIDVISLRGFLLACQSKYGGFSKFPGDLPDLYHSYYGFTAFSLLEEPGLNPLCVELGISDIAAMDIM
- the LOC107413528 gene encoding uncharacterized protein LOC107413528, whose amino-acid sequence is MKGNKATVLSFAEKCKNILASNWQGHLNTIKADAKGSKEDIYTSKVKYILKRGKPYIWVPEKDLHNVNTIIDERGSFSVSNPFAGALAALFRSIQRLPARVALTGDIVPHRDEKSAAEYLKEVILAEQKAISGSSYTVTGVLSSSDVFSTSRSENLKELVEGDETYMIYKFNPRSCIFIEGNGGTHEVDLEDMDASKADRLAPFSAKLIDGINQSEARRRGLMLFCLSYLKANVKDAYMVSIDRKGFDVLGKVPGPVLKDGFGQYQWKEFRFSLKEEARDVEKFCRQLVEMEEEAVKNVSSFSGLG